One genomic region from Deinococcus cellulosilyticus NBRC 106333 = KACC 11606 encodes:
- a CDS encoding ABC transporter ATP-binding protein translates to MLLSVENLRKTFGGLVAVNDVTFQVPERSIISVIGPNGAGKTTFFNMITGIYQPDRGTISLAGKDLVGLKPDEVTVAGIARTFQNIRLFPSMTAVENILVARNVRMKLSFWDALLHTPNFKRQEKEALDAALTLLDFVGLRRAANEGATDLPYGDQRRLEIARALATNPKLILLDEPAAGMNPRETEELKDLIRRIRDDLGVTVVLIEHDMRLVMSISEKITVLDYGTKIAEGLPETIRTNPKVREAYLGRGHAAGEKRGGA, encoded by the coding sequence ATGCTTCTGTCTGTAGAGAACCTGCGCAAGACCTTCGGGGGTCTGGTGGCCGTGAACGACGTGACCTTTCAGGTGCCCGAGCGCAGCATCATCAGCGTGATCGGACCCAACGGTGCCGGAAAAACCACCTTCTTCAACATGATCACCGGCATCTACCAGCCTGACCGTGGAACCATCAGTCTGGCAGGCAAGGATCTGGTCGGTCTCAAACCCGATGAAGTGACTGTCGCTGGCATCGCCCGCACCTTCCAGAACATCCGCCTGTTCCCCAGCATGACCGCTGTGGAAAACATCCTGGTGGCCCGCAATGTGCGCATGAAGCTCAGTTTCTGGGATGCCCTGCTGCACACCCCCAACTTCAAGCGTCAGGAGAAAGAGGCGCTGGATGCCGCCCTGACCTTGCTGGATTTCGTGGGTCTGCGTCGTGCAGCCAACGAGGGTGCCACAGACCTGCCTTACGGGGACCAGCGCCGTCTGGAGATTGCCCGCGCTCTGGCAACCAACCCCAAACTGATCCTGCTGGACGAGCCTGCTGCAGGCATGAACCCCCGTGAAACCGAAGAACTCAAAGACCTGATCCGCCGCATCCGTGACGATCTGGGTGTGACAGTGGTGCTGATTGAGCACGACATGCGTCTGGTGATGAGCATCAGCGAGAAGATCACCGTATTGGACTATGGCACCAAGATTGCCGAGGGTCTCCCCGAGACCATCCGCACCAACCCCAAAGTGCGCGAAGCGTACCTGGGCCGTGGCCATGCTGCCGGTGAGAAAAGAGGAGGGGCCTGA
- a CDS encoding branched-chain amino acid ABC transporter permease, translating into MTHAVKKQGILDNPSLASLIILIYTAVTSTLMLTVATTANNLVQALFFAAFLGTVVLTFKSKANTWAKILSLAPALMVVMPIIGIRNEFLLEVVLQIVIYAALALGLNIVVGLAGLLDLGYVAFFAVGAYTWGIFGSAQIGRITGAGGEGLDGNWFWLFLALAVIVAIIVGVLIGLPVLKLKGDYLAIVTLGLGEVIRVFANNLTPVTNGPNGVLGINPPHIGWFHTLMSPIINRFELTEPQVFALFLYFLVLVVIAVIVLFNMRLDQSHIGRSWIAIREDEIAAQAMGVPLVRTKLIAFATGASFAGVMGAIFAIKQTAVSPEDFTFFQSIGVLVMVILGGMGSIPGVIVGAMAVTWLQLDFLKSLSEYLNTLPAFQNNGVFDPAKYEKLFFGLLLIFMMLFRPQGLLPAVRKHIKIPESATVNSGVSQQPVQEVK; encoded by the coding sequence ATGACACATGCTGTGAAAAAACAAGGCATCCTGGACAATCCGTCCCTGGCTTCCCTGATCATTCTGATTTACACCGCCGTCACCAGCACCCTGATGCTGACCGTGGCCACCACCGCCAACAACCTGGTGCAGGCACTCTTCTTCGCGGCCTTCCTGGGAACGGTTGTGCTGACCTTCAAGAGCAAAGCCAACACCTGGGCCAAAATCCTTTCGCTGGCCCCTGCCCTGATGGTCGTGATGCCCATCATCGGCATCCGCAACGAGTTCCTGCTGGAAGTGGTGCTGCAGATCGTGATCTACGCCGCTCTGGCCCTCGGCCTCAACATTGTGGTGGGTCTGGCAGGTCTGCTGGACCTGGGCTACGTGGCCTTCTTTGCAGTGGGCGCTTACACCTGGGGGATTTTCGGTTCCGCCCAGATTGGCCGCATCACCGGTGCAGGGGGTGAAGGACTGGACGGCAACTGGTTCTGGCTCTTCCTGGCCCTGGCCGTGATTGTCGCCATCATTGTGGGTGTTCTGATCGGTCTGCCCGTGCTGAAACTCAAAGGGGACTACCTTGCCATTGTGACCCTGGGTCTCGGTGAAGTGATCCGTGTGTTTGCCAACAACCTGACCCCCGTCACCAACGGTCCCAACGGTGTGCTGGGCATCAACCCTCCACACATTGGCTGGTTCCACACCCTGATGAGCCCCATCATCAACCGGTTTGAACTCACCGAACCGCAGGTTTTTGCCCTCTTCCTGTACTTCCTGGTGCTGGTGGTCATTGCCGTCATCGTGCTCTTCAACATGCGTCTGGACCAGAGTCACATTGGCCGCAGCTGGATTGCCATCCGTGAAGACGAGATTGCCGCGCAGGCCATGGGTGTGCCCCTGGTTCGCACCAAGCTGATTGCCTTCGCCACCGGTGCAAGCTTCGCAGGTGTGATGGGCGCCATCTTCGCCATCAAACAGACCGCTGTTTCTCCTGAAGACTTCACCTTCTTCCAGTCCATTGGTGTGCTGGTGATGGTGATCCTCGGGGGCATGGGCAGCATTCCCGGTGTGATTGTGGGTGCCATGGCCGTGACCTGGCTGCAACTGGACTTCCTGAAGTCCCTCTCTGAGTACCTCAACACCCTCCCTGCTTTCCAGAACAACGGCGTGTTTGACCCTGCCAAATACGAGAAGCTGTTCTTCGGTCTGCTGCTGATCTTCATGATGCTGTTCCGTCCCCAGGGCCTGCTCCCTGCCGTGCGCAAACACATCAAGATCCCTGAGAGTGCCACCGTCAACTCCGGTGTGTCCCAGCAACCCGTTCAGGAGGTCAAATAA
- a CDS encoding branched-chain amino acid ABC transporter permease, producing the protein MSDLQIWQQIILQGLILGVVYAIIALGYTMVYGVLQLINFAHSEVFATGAVVGYQVLSLLSGTEMNGYVKIIIALLVAMLISGGLNILIERLAYRPLRGAPKLVPLITAIGVSFLLQDSLRLFINIKEKTDRLSYPSVLGSEKIMGLTPTELLLIIVGAIMLIGLNFLVNRTKLGTAIRAVAQDGQTARLMGINTNNIISLTFFIGGALGGVAGVLWGVKFTQVDGYIGIIPGIKAFTAAVLGGIGSIPGAVVGGLVLGFLENLIGAISVFGIKMSFTDNAFLKGIGSVLMNIGAEWKDVGAFMALIVILIFKPAGLLGKATTEKV; encoded by the coding sequence ATGAGCGACTTACAAATCTGGCAACAGATCATCCTGCAAGGACTGATCTTAGGAGTGGTCTACGCCATCATTGCCCTGGGTTACACCATGGTCTATGGGGTGTTGCAACTCATCAATTTCGCCCACTCGGAGGTCTTCGCCACCGGGGCCGTCGTCGGTTATCAGGTTCTCTCTTTGCTGAGCGGCACAGAAATGAATGGTTACGTGAAAATCATCATTGCCCTGCTGGTCGCCATGCTGATTTCCGGAGGCCTGAACATTCTGATTGAGCGGCTGGCTTACAGGCCCTTGCGGGGTGCGCCGAAACTGGTGCCTCTGATCACCGCAATCGGGGTCAGCTTCCTGCTGCAAGACTCTCTGCGTCTGTTCATCAACATCAAGGAAAAAACGGACCGTCTGTCCTACCCCTCCGTGCTGGGCAGTGAAAAAATCATGGGCCTCACCCCCACCGAATTGCTGCTGATCATCGTTGGAGCCATCATGCTGATCGGCCTGAACTTCCTGGTGAACAGAACCAAACTCGGAACCGCCATTCGCGCTGTGGCACAAGACGGCCAGACCGCACGCCTGATGGGCATCAACACCAACAACATCATCTCCCTGACCTTCTTCATCGGGGGTGCACTCGGTGGTGTGGCAGGGGTGCTGTGGGGCGTGAAATTCACCCAGGTGGACGGCTACATCGGCATCATTCCCGGAATCAAGGCCTTCACCGCAGCCGTGCTTGGCGGCATTGGCAGCATCCCTGGAGCTGTGGTCGGGGGTCTCGTGCTGGGCTTCCTGGAAAACCTGATTGGAGCCATCAGCGTCTTCGGGATCAAGATGTCCTTCACGGACAACGCCTTCCTCAAAGGAATTGGCAGCGTCCTGATGAACATTGGCGCGGAGTGGAAAGATGTGGGTGCATTCATGGCCCTGATCGTCATTCTGATCTTCAAGCCCGCTGGTCTGCTCGGCAAAGCCACCACCGAGAAGGTATAA